The Natronolimnobius baerhuensis DNA segment ACAATATCCCAACCCAGCGGCGCGGTGCCGTGGGAATCCTCGCGCTTCAGCGCGGGGAGGATGTCAATCTGCGAGGCCCTCGATGAGGAATTCCGCAGAAGCAAGGTTTGTCGCAAGCGCAGTGTCGTGGACGTCACAGATCCGCAACAGCGCAGAGATATCCGGCTCGTGTGGCTGGGCACGAAGTGGGTCTCGCAAGAAGACGATGCCGTCAATAATGTCTTCTGCGACCTCGCCGCCGATCATCAGGTCGCCACCAAGCGGTCCCGATTGCTTTCGCTCGACCTCGAGGTCGGTTTCGTCCATCAGTCGCTGTCCCGTGGTGCCAGTCGCGAGCAGGTCGTACTCCTGGAGTTGCTGTTCGTGGGCCTGTGCAAACTCGATTAGATCCGCTTTCTTCTCGTCGTGGGCGATAAGTGCAACACGGGTCATACCGAGTGGTCGGCTGCCGGGAAAATAAGCGTGTGTCACTTCCGCGCGTCAGCGCACTGACTGCACACAGTGGCAGACGGACAACAGAACCATTATCACCGCTCGCCCACCCCACTCGAGACATGTCTACACAATCGCTTACGGCACATCACGTTGGACTCACCGTCGCCGATCTCGAGGCCGTCCTGCCGTTCTATCAGGACGTTCTCGGCTTCGAACTCGCCGGCGAGTTCGAGGTCTCCGGCGAGGCGTTTTCGGACGCTGTCGACGTCGCGGACGCGGCGGGCACGTTTGTCCACCTCGACGGACATGGCGTGCGTATCGAACTCGTTGAGTACGAACCCGAAGGTGA contains these protein-coding regions:
- a CDS encoding methylglyoxal synthase; amino-acid sequence: MTRVALIAHDEKKADLIEFAQAHEQQLQEYDLLATGTTGQRLMDETDLEVERKQSGPLGGDLMIGGEVAEDIIDGIVFLRDPLRAQPHEPDISALLRICDVHDTALATNLASAEFLIEGLAD
- a CDS encoding VOC family protein, which produces MSTQSLTAHHVGLTVADLEAVLPFYQDVLGFELAGEFEVSGEAFSDAVDVADAAGTFVHLDGHGVRIELVEYEPEGEEISSVQLNQPGGMHFGFTVDDLEAFYEDLPADAETLSEPQTTATGNSILFVRDPEENLVEVLEISE